Proteins from a genomic interval of Streptomyces sp. Tu6071:
- a CDS encoding GDSL-type esterase/lipase family protein: MLTTIPLTPALIRGALELEPTAHGLLPHRLPAAARAQNTDPQLAMAESQPSGVRLALRTAATVVELDTLPTKRLYPGAPQRPDGVYDLLVDGELTARGTVPGGRTLVIDLATGRGEARPGAEPGTLRFDGLDAREKDVEIWLPHQETTELVALRADAPVEPLPARGRRVWVHHGSSVSHGSDAASPSTTWPARAAALGGVDLVNLGFGGSALLDPFTARALRDTPADLLSLKFGINLVNADLMRLRALGPALHGFLDTVREGHPETPLLVVSALYCRIHEETPGPAAFDTSALGEGRLSFVATGDPAEVPAGRLTLRTVREEMARVVASRAASDPHLYYLDGTELYGAEDYTAHPLPDELHPDPETHLRIAERFAAKAFGTTGAFAARA; encoded by the coding sequence ATGCTCACCACCATCCCCCTCACCCCCGCCCTGATCCGTGGCGCGCTCGAACTGGAGCCGACCGCGCACGGGCTGCTCCCGCACCGACTCCCCGCCGCCGCGCGCGCCCAGAACACGGACCCCCAGCTCGCGATGGCCGAGAGCCAGCCCTCCGGGGTGCGGCTCGCGCTGCGGACCGCCGCGACCGTCGTCGAGCTGGACACCCTCCCCACCAAGCGCCTCTACCCGGGCGCGCCCCAGCGCCCCGACGGCGTCTACGACCTGCTCGTGGACGGCGAGCTGACCGCGCGCGGCACGGTCCCGGGCGGGCGCACCCTCGTCATCGACCTCGCCACCGGGCGCGGCGAGGCCCGGCCGGGCGCCGAGCCGGGCACGCTGCGCTTCGACGGGCTCGACGCGCGCGAGAAGGACGTCGAGATCTGGCTGCCGCACCAGGAGACGACGGAACTCGTCGCCCTGCGCGCGGACGCCCCCGTGGAGCCGCTGCCCGCGCGGGGCCGCAGGGTGTGGGTGCACCACGGGAGTTCGGTGAGCCACGGTTCCGACGCGGCGAGCCCGAGCACGACGTGGCCCGCGCGGGCCGCCGCGCTCGGGGGCGTGGACCTCGTCAACCTCGGTTTCGGCGGCTCGGCCCTGCTCGACCCGTTCACCGCGCGTGCGCTCAGGGACACCCCCGCCGACCTCCTCAGCCTCAAGTTCGGCATCAACCTCGTCAACGCGGACCTCATGCGGCTGCGCGCGCTCGGGCCCGCCCTCCACGGCTTCCTCGACACGGTCCGCGAGGGCCACCCCGAGACGCCGCTCCTCGTGGTCTCGGCGCTCTACTGCCGCATCCACGAGGAGACCCCGGGCCCCGCCGCCTTCGACACGAGCGCCCTCGGCGAGGGCCGCCTCTCCTTCGTCGCCACCGGCGACCCGGCCGAGGTCCCGGCCGGGCGCCTGACCCTGCGGACCGTCCGCGAGGAGATGGCCCGCGTGGTCGCGAGCCGCGCCGCGAGCGACCCGCACCTGTACTACCTCGACGGCACGGAGCTGTACGGGGCGGAGGACTACACGGCCCACCCCCTCCCCGACGAACTCCACCCGGACCCGGAGACCCACCTCCGCATCGCCGAACGCTTCGCGGCGAAAGCCTTCGGCACGACGGGAGCCTTCGCGGCACGGGCCTGA
- a CDS encoding TetR/AcrR family transcriptional regulator encodes MGRVGLSTRRLVRAGAELADEEGFAQVTLSALARRFGVKPASLYAHVRSSDDLRTGIALLALDELADRAADALAGRAGKDALSAFAEAYRSYAREHPGRYAATRHPLDHETALASAGPRHARMSRALLRGYALDEPDATHAVRLLGSVFHGFVDLELSGNFAHSAPPAEESWHRTLDALDHLLRTWPPAPATTPAPGPDDPAPATTPAPGPGSIAPAAT; translated from the coding sequence ATGGGACGAGTGGGACTGAGTACGCGGCGGCTCGTACGGGCCGGGGCGGAGCTGGCTGACGAGGAGGGCTTCGCGCAGGTCACGCTCTCGGCGCTGGCCCGCCGTTTCGGCGTGAAGCCCGCGAGCCTGTACGCGCACGTGCGGAGCTCGGACGACCTCCGCACCGGCATCGCGCTGCTCGCGCTCGACGAGCTGGCCGACCGGGCCGCCGACGCCCTCGCGGGCCGGGCGGGCAAGGACGCGCTGTCCGCCTTCGCGGAGGCGTACCGCTCGTACGCGCGCGAGCACCCGGGCCGGTACGCGGCGACCCGCCACCCGCTGGACCACGAGACGGCTCTCGCGAGCGCGGGCCCCCGGCATGCCCGGATGTCCCGCGCGCTCCTGCGCGGCTACGCGCTCGACGAACCCGACGCCACGCACGCCGTACGGCTGCTCGGCAGCGTCTTCCACGGCTTCGTCGACCTGGAGCTGAGCGGCAACTTCGCGCACAGCGCGCCCCCCGCCGAGGAGAGCTGGCACCGCACCCTCGACGCGCTCGACCACCTCCTGCGCACCTGGCCCCCGGCCCCCGCGACCACCCCGGCCCCCGGTCCGGACGACCCGGCACCCGCGACCACCCCGGCCCCCGGTCCGGGCAGCATCGCACCCGCGGCCACCTGA
- a CDS encoding FBP domain-containing protein: protein MKPLTDPEIRAAFVNCSKGEAKRLHIPRDLAERPWEDLDYFGWRDPQAPDRAYLATVVDGRTLALTLRRPATAAWQTRRGMCSICLTPHSGGVALMVAPRAGKAGKAGNSVGTYLCEDLACPLYVRGKKDVGSDRMHESLTVEQKVARMMANLDDFVGRVLTGEG from the coding sequence ATGAAGCCCTTGACTGACCCCGAGATCCGGGCCGCCTTCGTGAACTGCTCGAAGGGCGAGGCCAAGCGCCTCCACATCCCCCGTGACCTGGCCGAACGCCCCTGGGAGGACCTGGACTACTTCGGCTGGCGCGACCCGCAGGCCCCGGACCGGGCCTACCTCGCGACGGTCGTCGACGGCCGCACGCTCGCCCTCACGCTGCGCCGCCCGGCGACGGCGGCGTGGCAGACGCGGCGCGGCATGTGCTCGATCTGCCTCACACCGCACTCCGGCGGCGTGGCCCTGATGGTCGCGCCGCGCGCGGGCAAGGCCGGCAAGGCGGGCAACTCCGTCGGCACGTACCTGTGCGAGGACCTCGCCTGCCCGCTCTACGTGCGCGGCAAGAAGGACGTGGGCTCGGACCGGATGCACGAGTCGCTGACGGTCGAGCAGAAGGTCGCGCGGATGATGGCGAACCTGGACGATTTCGTGGGACGGGTACTGACCGGCGAGGGGTGA
- a CDS encoding phosphotransferase family protein encodes MHPESQPVAPSPAPAATGVRLPWGEVPAGVRACAEERWGGAVVAAVSQAGGFSPGVAARVRLAGGRPLFVKAVGPEPNPRSPAFHRREAAIAAVLPASVPVPRLLDRVETEGWVVLAYEEIAGRQPREPWAARDLARVLDATEALAARLTPAPPIGAPSLAEDDSFRHWRLLLEGYEAGEAEAGDTVAGLPAWAGERLADLAEREAGWPEAVAGTTLLHCDLRADNLLLTPDPERAVVFVDWPHAATGAAWVDVVGMGPSVLMGAPGLRPLLDAHLTARGADPAAVATALVGLAGLFLTSAARPAPPGLPTLRPFQRAQGEAALAWLRASWGGV; translated from the coding sequence ATGCACCCGGAGTCCCAGCCCGTCGCGCCGTCCCCCGCCCCCGCCGCCACCGGGGTCCGTCTGCCGTGGGGCGAGGTCCCGGCGGGCGTGCGGGCGTGTGCCGAGGAGCGGTGGGGCGGGGCGGTCGTGGCGGCCGTGTCGCAGGCCGGGGGGTTCTCGCCCGGTGTCGCCGCGCGGGTCCGACTGGCCGGTGGGCGGCCGCTGTTCGTCAAGGCCGTGGGGCCGGAACCCAACCCGCGGTCGCCCGCCTTCCACCGCCGGGAGGCCGCGATCGCGGCCGTGCTCCCCGCCTCCGTACCCGTCCCGCGGCTCCTGGACCGTGTCGAGACGGAGGGGTGGGTCGTGCTCGCGTACGAGGAGATCGCGGGCCGGCAGCCGCGCGAGCCGTGGGCGGCGCGGGACCTCGCACGCGTCCTGGACGCGACGGAGGCGCTCGCCGCGCGGCTCACGCCCGCGCCGCCCATCGGCGCGCCCTCGCTGGCCGAGGACGACAGCTTCCGGCACTGGCGGCTCCTCCTGGAGGGGTACGAGGCGGGTGAGGCGGAGGCGGGGGACACCGTCGCCGGGCTCCCCGCCTGGGCCGGTGAGCGGCTCGCGGATCTCGCGGAGCGCGAGGCCGGGTGGCCGGAGGCGGTGGCCGGTACGACGCTGCTCCACTGCGACCTGCGCGCGGACAACCTCCTCCTCACGCCCGACCCGGAGCGGGCCGTCGTCTTCGTCGACTGGCCGCACGCGGCGACGGGGGCCGCGTGGGTCGACGTCGTCGGGATGGGCCCGAGCGTCCTCATGGGTGCCCCCGGGCTGCGGCCCCTCCTCGACGCACACCTCACCGCGCGCGGCGCGGACCCGGCCGCCGTCGCCACGGCCCTCGTCGGCTTGGCGGGCCTCTTCCTGACGAGCGCGGCCCGCCCCGCGCCGCCGGGCCTCCCGACACTGCGCCCCTTCCAGCGCGCCCAGGGCGAGGCGGCGCTCGCGTGGCTGCGGGCGAGCTGGGGCGGCGTGTGA
- a CDS encoding NAD(P)/FAD-dependent oxidoreductase, with translation MDGRDVVNGGISYWWAREGLPAPREPLAGDTRADVCVVGGGYTGLWTAYYLKRALPYLDVAVLERSFCGYGASGRNGGWLYNGIAGRERYARLHGKDAAVRLQRAMNETVAEVVRATEAEGIDADLVRGGVLEVATTPAQAGRLRAFHAEELAYGESDRELYGARGTAARIRVAGAVASTWTPHGARLQPAKLVRGLAAKAEEIGVRIYESTPVTEIRPQHAVTPYGTVHAPYVLRCTEGFTAGLKGQRRTWLPMNSSMIVTEPLPAGFWEQAGWEGRETLGDFAHAYLYAQRTADDRIALGGRGVPYRFGSRTDNDGRTRPSTVAELRELLVKLFPQLAGARVAHAWSGVLGVPRDWCATVCLDRSTGLGWAGGYVGSGVATSNLAARTLRDLVRQDSGQGGPTELTALPWVDHRVRKWEPEPLRWLGVHGMYAAYRAADRTESRTYAAGTARLARWADRVAGR, from the coding sequence ATGGACGGCAGGGACGTCGTGAACGGCGGGATCTCGTACTGGTGGGCGCGCGAGGGGCTGCCCGCGCCGCGCGAGCCGCTCGCCGGGGACACGCGGGCCGATGTGTGCGTGGTGGGGGGCGGGTACACGGGGCTGTGGACCGCGTACTACCTCAAGCGCGCGCTCCCGTACCTCGATGTCGCCGTGCTGGAACGCTCCTTCTGCGGCTACGGGGCCTCGGGCCGCAACGGCGGCTGGCTCTACAACGGCATCGCGGGCCGCGAGCGGTACGCGCGGCTGCACGGCAAGGACGCCGCCGTCCGGCTCCAGCGGGCGATGAACGAGACGGTCGCGGAGGTCGTGCGGGCGACCGAGGCGGAGGGCATCGACGCCGACCTCGTCCGGGGCGGGGTGCTCGAAGTCGCGACGACGCCCGCGCAGGCGGGGCGCCTGCGGGCCTTCCACGCCGAGGAGTTGGCGTACGGGGAGAGCGACAGGGAGCTGTACGGGGCGCGGGGGACGGCGGCCCGCATACGGGTCGCGGGAGCCGTCGCCTCGACGTGGACGCCGCACGGGGCCCGGCTGCAACCGGCCAAGCTGGTGCGCGGGTTGGCGGCGAAGGCGGAGGAAATCGGCGTACGGATATACGAGTCGACGCCGGTCACGGAGATCCGGCCGCAGCACGCGGTGACGCCGTACGGGACGGTGCACGCCCCGTACGTGCTGCGCTGCACGGAGGGCTTCACGGCGGGGCTGAAGGGGCAGCGGCGCACGTGGCTGCCGATGAACTCCTCGATGATCGTGACGGAGCCGCTGCCCGCCGGGTTCTGGGAGCAGGCGGGGTGGGAGGGCCGCGAGACGCTGGGGGACTTCGCGCACGCGTATCTGTACGCGCAGCGGACGGCGGACGACCGGATCGCGCTGGGCGGCAGGGGCGTCCCGTACCGCTTCGGCTCGCGGACGGACAACGACGGGCGTACGCGGCCGTCGACCGTCGCGGAGCTGCGGGAACTCCTCGTGAAGCTCTTCCCGCAGCTCGCGGGGGCGCGCGTGGCGCACGCGTGGTCGGGGGTGCTCGGGGTGCCGCGCGACTGGTGCGCGACGGTGTGCCTGGACCGGTCGACGGGGCTCGGCTGGGCGGGCGGCTACGTGGGCTCGGGCGTCGCGACGAGCAACCTGGCGGCGCGCACGCTGCGCGATCTGGTGCGCCAGGACTCGGGTCAGGGCGGCCCGACGGAACTCACGGCGCTCCCCTGGGTCGACCACCGCGTCCGCAAGTGGGAGCCGGAGCCGCTGCGCTGGCTCGGCGTCCACGGCATGTACGCGGCCTACCGCGCGGCGGACCGCACCGAATCCCGCACGTACGCGGCGGGGACGGCACGGCTGGCGCGGTGGGCGGACCGGGTGGCGGGACGGTAG
- a CDS encoding aminoglycoside phosphotransferase family protein, which produces MAPSVPFTVPFTVPARFAEGQRRYEGEAGAAFVAAAPAMAARRLERWSLRPEGRVRHGVAALVLPVRTSDGEQAVLKAQLRTDETAGEGAALRAWDGDGAVRVLAEDREDVGSGPEVSWLLLERLDAVRDLNTVPDVRAALRPLAALLARLTAVRAPAGLRRLDDVADDLLARAAKAAPGDAATRALIADCAAALRAVRSEGPSGERLLHWDLHYGNVLAARRAPWLAIDPKPLAGAPAFDLLPALTNRYDPTDTPRRFAALAEAVGADRERAAAWTRGRVLQAVLWEVEAGREVAGMWGEVAER; this is translated from the coding sequence ATGGCCCCTTCCGTCCCCTTCACCGTCCCCTTCACCGTCCCCGCCCGCTTCGCCGAGGGCCAGCGGCGGTACGAGGGCGAGGCGGGCGCCGCCTTCGTGGCCGCCGCGCCCGCGATGGCCGCGCGGCGCCTGGAACGGTGGTCACTGCGCCCCGAGGGGCGCGTGCGGCACGGCGTCGCGGCCCTCGTCCTGCCCGTACGGACGAGTGACGGCGAACAGGCGGTGCTCAAAGCGCAGTTGCGGACCGACGAGACGGCGGGCGAGGGAGCGGCGCTGCGCGCGTGGGACGGGGACGGGGCGGTACGCGTCCTCGCGGAGGACAGAGAAGACGTGGGGAGCGGCCCCGAGGTCTCGTGGCTGCTGCTCGAACGACTCGACGCGGTACGGGACTTGAACACCGTCCCGGACGTGCGCGCCGCGCTGCGCCCGCTCGCCGCGCTCCTCGCGCGCCTGACCGCCGTCCGCGCCCCCGCCGGGCTGCGCCGCCTCGACGACGTGGCCGACGACCTCCTCGCCCGCGCCGCGAAGGCCGCCCCGGGCGACGCGGCGACCCGCGCCCTGATCGCCGACTGCGCCGCCGCGCTCCGGGCCGTACGGAGCGAAGGGCCCAGCGGCGAAAGGCTGTTGCACTGGGACCTCCACTACGGGAACGTCCTCGCCGCCCGCCGCGCCCCCTGGCTCGCGATCGACCCCAAACCGCTCGCGGGCGCCCCCGCCTTCGACCTGCTCCCCGCCCTCACCAACCGCTACGACCCCACCGACACCCCCCGCCGCTTCGCCGCCCTCGCCGAGGCGGTCGGAGCGGACCGCGAGCGGGCGGCGGCGTGGACACGGGGCCGCGTGCTCCAGGCGGTGCTGTGGGAGGTCGAGGCGGGGCGCGAGGTGGCGGGGATGTGGGGCGAGGTGGCAGAGCGCTAG
- a CDS encoding alpha/beta hydrolase: protein MHSLAFTAESAANGVLTRCFALGDIPGVLWSPAPPAATAPSASRASSPSPAPSPAPLVLLGHGGGTHKKHRAMTGRAHRLVTGFGFHVAVLDAPGHGDRPRGERDERDIAALREAQAAGAPEGPVVVPYNARLAEIAVPEYRALLDALLELPGIGGPVGYAGVGLGTAIGVPLVAAEPRIRAAVLGLHWPDALTEAARRITVPVEYAVQWDDERIPREACLALFDAFGSREKSLHANAGRHVDFPRHVEADSAARFLGRHLRPQADTTAATAA from the coding sequence GTGCACTCTCTCGCCTTCACCGCCGAGTCCGCCGCGAACGGCGTGCTCACCCGCTGCTTCGCCCTCGGCGACATCCCCGGCGTCCTCTGGTCCCCCGCCCCGCCCGCCGCGACCGCCCCGTCCGCCTCGCGAGCCTCATCCCCCTCGCCCGCCCCCTCGCCCGCCCCGCTCGTCCTCCTGGGCCACGGCGGCGGCACGCACAAGAAGCACCGCGCGATGACGGGCCGCGCCCACCGTCTCGTCACCGGTTTCGGTTTCCACGTCGCCGTGCTCGACGCGCCCGGCCACGGCGACCGGCCGCGCGGGGAGCGGGACGAGCGGGACATCGCCGCGCTGCGCGAGGCGCAGGCGGCGGGCGCGCCCGAGGGCCCCGTCGTCGTCCCGTACAACGCCCGGCTCGCGGAGATCGCCGTGCCGGAGTACCGCGCGCTCCTCGACGCCCTCCTCGAACTCCCGGGAATCGGCGGGCCCGTGGGGTACGCGGGCGTCGGTCTCGGTACCGCGATCGGCGTCCCGCTCGTGGCCGCCGAGCCCCGGATCAGGGCCGCCGTCCTCGGCCTCCACTGGCCCGACGCGCTGACGGAGGCCGCGCGGCGGATCACCGTGCCGGTCGAGTACGCGGTGCAGTGGGACGACGAGCGCATCCCGCGCGAGGCGTGCCTCGCCCTCTTCGACGCCTTCGGCTCACGCGAGAAGAGCCTGCACGCCAACGCGGGCAGGCACGTCGACTTCCCGCGCCACGTCGAGGCGGACAGCGCGGCCCGCTTCCTGGGCCGGCACCTGAGGCCGCAGGCGGACACGACGGCGGCCACGGCGGCCTGA
- a CDS encoding GNAT family N-acetyltransferase encodes MSETSGRASGGYQGRIRTAQPEDLVEIYAMVTELAAYHEALHELRATEEEIGEALFGEDAMACAYLAQTPDGATAGFALWYRNFSTWRGRPGIYLEDLYVRPTSRGGGHGKALLAALARTCVERGYERLEWSVLDSNTSTVAFYESMGALPHTGWTEYRLTGESLRRMGS; translated from the coding sequence ATGAGTGAGACGAGCGGGCGCGCGAGTGGCGGGTACCAGGGCCGGATCAGGACCGCGCAACCCGAGGACCTGGTCGAGATCTACGCGATGGTGACCGAACTGGCCGCCTACCACGAGGCGTTGCACGAGCTGCGGGCCACCGAGGAGGAGATCGGCGAGGCGCTCTTCGGCGAGGACGCGATGGCGTGCGCGTACCTCGCTCAGACGCCGGACGGCGCGACGGCGGGCTTCGCGCTCTGGTACCGCAACTTCTCCACCTGGCGCGGGCGTCCCGGCATCTACCTGGAGGACCTCTACGTGCGCCCCACGTCCCGGGGCGGCGGCCACGGCAAGGCGCTGCTCGCCGCGCTCGCCCGGACGTGCGTGGAGCGCGGCTACGAACGCCTCGAATGGTCCGTACTCGACTCGAACACCTCGACCGTGGCCTTCTACGAGTCCATGGGCGCCCTGCCGCACACGGGTTGGACCGAGTACCGGCTCACCGGCGAAAGCCTGCGGCGGATGGGGAGCTGA
- a CDS encoding pentapeptide repeat-containing protein yields MTSRSTRPRSTAPRPARRTPAVRPPRRPELRLPPLVEPPGWGLVPDGDYDGVEWRGDALDDGDGGGASFLDCLLSDCGLGGTRLTRARFVDSRLEAVRGVGTQLAEATLRDVEVIDARLGGTQAHGAVLERVVVRGGKLDYLNLRGAKLKDVVFEACVLVEPDFGGASLERVAFVDCVVKGADFNKVTLKDVDLRRAAELGVAAGIGGLRGAAISPDQLIDLAPALAAELGMRVLDLGE; encoded by the coding sequence ATGACCTCTCGCTCGACCCGTCCCCGCTCCACCGCCCCGCGCCCCGCGCGGCGCACGCCCGCCGTACGGCCGCCGCGCAGGCCGGAGTTGCGGCTGCCCCCGCTCGTCGAACCGCCCGGCTGGGGGCTCGTGCCTGACGGGGACTACGACGGCGTCGAGTGGCGGGGGGACGCGCTCGACGACGGGGACGGCGGCGGCGCCTCGTTCCTCGACTGCCTCCTGAGCGACTGCGGCCTCGGCGGCACACGCCTGACGCGCGCGCGGTTCGTGGACTCGCGCCTCGAAGCCGTACGGGGTGTTGGGACGCAGCTCGCCGAGGCCACGCTGCGCGACGTCGAGGTGATCGACGCGCGACTCGGCGGGACGCAGGCGCACGGGGCCGTGCTCGAACGGGTCGTGGTGCGCGGCGGGAAACTCGACTACCTCAATCTGCGCGGCGCGAAGCTCAAGGACGTCGTCTTCGAGGCGTGCGTGCTCGTCGAGCCCGACTTCGGCGGGGCGAGCCTGGAGCGGGTCGCGTTCGTGGACTGCGTCGTGAAGGGCGCGGACTTCAACAAGGTGACGCTCAAGGACGTGGACCTGCGCCGGGCCGCCGAACTGGGCGTCGCCGCCGGGATCGGCGGGCTGCGCGGCGCGGCGATCAGCCCGGACCAGCTCATCGACCTCGCGCCCGCACTCGCCGCCGAGCTGGGGATGCGGGTCCTGGACCTGGGGGAGTGA
- a CDS encoding Uma2 family endonuclease — protein MAELAGSSLPAPSVDAAFEVFSAAAPKGWRVELVEGEIHVAPPANGEHEEMVSELSGQARDHRRDLARYTGIGLRVPGASGSGRVIPDLVLAPRGSFADRQEWHDPSPVLLAAEVTSPSTAANDRVRKIRGYARAGIPVYLVVDREAAHIVVCTRPSGDDYRQKTTYKVGDPVPLPEPVGFTLDSGQL, from the coding sequence CTGGCCGAGCTGGCCGGCTCCAGCCTGCCGGCCCCCTCGGTCGACGCGGCCTTCGAGGTATTCAGCGCCGCTGCCCCCAAGGGATGGCGCGTGGAGCTGGTCGAAGGGGAAATCCACGTGGCACCACCGGCGAACGGCGAGCACGAGGAGATGGTCTCGGAACTGAGCGGTCAGGCCCGGGACCACCGCCGTGATCTCGCCCGCTACACCGGGATCGGCCTCCGGGTGCCCGGCGCCTCTGGCAGCGGGCGAGTCATCCCCGACCTCGTCCTTGCCCCTCGCGGGAGCTTCGCCGACCGGCAGGAATGGCACGACCCCTCGCCCGTGCTGCTCGCCGCCGAGGTGACATCCCCCTCCACAGCCGCCAATGACCGCGTGCGCAAGATCCGGGGCTACGCACGGGCGGGTATCCCCGTCTACCTCGTGGTGGATCGCGAGGCGGCCCACATCGTCGTCTGCACCCGTCCCTCCGGTGACGACTACCGCCAGAAGACCACCTACAAGGTGGGCGACCCCGTCCCACTCCCCGAGCCGGTCGGCTTCACACTCGACTCGGGGCAGCTGTGA
- a CDS encoding response regulator → MTDTTATDPATPGTPVRLLLCDDHAVVRAGLRALLASAAGIEVSGEAGSGEEAVALAAKLRPDLVLMDLQLGPGIDGVEATRRLLALPAPPRVLVLTTYDTDADVTRAVNAGATGYLLKAERPEELFAAIHAAAQGRTALSPPVAHRVLAHLRAPRPELTPRERDILAQLSQGLGNRDIARALHISEATVKTHLGRVYQKLGVDTRAGAVAVAKEQRLLE, encoded by the coding sequence ATGACGGACACCACCGCGACCGACCCCGCGACGCCCGGCACCCCCGTGCGGCTCCTCCTGTGCGACGACCACGCCGTCGTACGGGCCGGGCTGCGCGCCCTGCTCGCGAGCGCGGCGGGCATCGAGGTGAGCGGGGAGGCGGGGAGCGGCGAGGAGGCGGTGGCGCTGGCGGCGAAGCTCCGTCCCGACCTCGTGCTCATGGACCTCCAACTCGGTCCGGGCATCGACGGTGTCGAGGCGACCCGGCGGCTGCTCGCGCTGCCCGCTCCGCCGCGCGTCCTCGTCCTCACGACGTACGACACGGACGCGGACGTCACGCGCGCGGTGAACGCGGGCGCGACGGGCTACCTCCTCAAGGCGGAGCGCCCGGAGGAGCTGTTCGCGGCGATCCACGCGGCGGCGCAGGGGCGTACGGCGCTCTCGCCGCCCGTCGCCCACCGCGTCCTCGCCCACCTGCGCGCCCCGCGCCCCGAGCTGACCCCCCGCGAGCGCGACATCCTCGCGCAGCTCTCCCAGGGCCTCGGCAACCGCGACATCGCCCGCGCCCTGCACATCAGCGAGGCCACGGTGAAGACCCACCTGGGCCGCGTCTACCAGAAACTGGGCGTGGACACGCGAGCCGGAGCGGTGGCGGTGGCGAAGGAACAACGACTGCTGGAGTGA
- a CDS encoding sensor histidine kinase — MPPPQTAAPFPASRADAADEAAEADERRLTALLTVAFLALLAGALLRYVLRHGDSGRLSWVVALSVVLAGTQLVRGGSARARRGRLGVVAVCWAVVVLLAPSFAWCAIPLVHTALRVLPVRAALAAITALTALVVLAELRLADGFDPNLVLLPPVVAALATGVFLHLSRESARRGALIDDLVRTRRELAATERREGTLAERQRLSGEIHDTLAQGLSSQRMLLQAAERQWDRDPEAARAHVRTAAGIAAEGLAEARRLVHDLGPAGLAGGTDLGAALTALAARSSHDGLAVRAEVHDETGAGPAVLPDRVASALLRTAQGALANVREHARARTATLTLTLLDDLAFLDVADDGRGFVPDLAARARGPRGHGLPATRARLQQLGGTLAVESAPGEGTVLTARVPLHEWRDGDEPERTFSTGPTEGPTP; from the coding sequence ATGCCCCCACCGCAGACCGCCGCCCCCTTTCCCGCCTCCCGGGCCGACGCGGCCGACGAGGCCGCCGAGGCCGATGAGCGGCGGCTCACCGCGCTCCTCACCGTCGCCTTCCTCGCGCTGCTCGCGGGCGCGCTGCTGCGCTACGTGCTGCGGCACGGCGACAGCGGGCGGCTGTCGTGGGTCGTGGCGCTGAGCGTCGTGCTCGCGGGGACGCAGCTCGTACGGGGCGGGTCCGCGCGGGCGCGGCGGGGGCGGCTCGGGGTGGTCGCGGTGTGCTGGGCGGTCGTCGTGCTGCTCGCGCCGAGCTTCGCGTGGTGCGCGATCCCGCTCGTGCACACGGCGCTGCGCGTGCTGCCCGTGCGGGCGGCGCTCGCGGCGATCACCGCGCTCACGGCGCTCGTCGTGCTCGCCGAACTGCGGCTCGCGGACGGCTTCGACCCCAACCTCGTGCTGCTCCCGCCGGTCGTCGCGGCGCTCGCGACCGGGGTGTTCCTGCACCTGAGCCGCGAGTCGGCGCGGCGCGGCGCGCTCATCGACGACCTCGTGCGCACGCGCAGGGAACTCGCCGCGACGGAACGCCGCGAGGGCACGCTCGCCGAACGGCAGCGGCTCTCGGGCGAGATTCACGACACGCTCGCGCAGGGCCTCTCCAGCCAGCGGATGCTGCTCCAGGCCGCCGAACGCCAGTGGGACCGCGACCCGGAGGCGGCCCGCGCCCACGTGCGCACGGCCGCCGGGATCGCGGCCGAGGGGCTCGCGGAGGCGCGGCGGCTCGTGCACGACCTCGGTCCGGCGGGGCTCGCGGGCGGTACGGACCTGGGGGCGGCACTCACCGCGCTCGCGGCGCGGTCCTCGCACGACGGGCTCGCGGTGCGGGCCGAGGTGCACGACGAGACGGGGGCGGGCCCGGCCGTCCTGCCGGACCGGGTGGCCTCGGCGCTGCTGCGGACGGCGCAGGGGGCGCTCGCGAACGTACGGGAGCACGCGCGCGCCCGTACGGCGACGCTCACGCTGACCCTGCTCGACGACCTCGCGTTCCTCGACGTCGCGGACGACGGCAGGGGCTTCGTGCCCGACCTGGCGGCGCGAGCGCGCGGGCCGCGCGGCCACGGGCTCCCCGCGACGCGGGCGCGCCTCCAGCAGCTCGGCGGGACGCTCGCCGTCGAGTCGGCGCCGGGTGAGGGCACGGTCCTGACGGCGCGGGTCCCGCTGCACGAGTGGCGGGACGGGGACGAGCCGGAACGAACGTTCTCCACCGGACCGACCGAAGGGCCCACCCCATGA